From a single Clostridium isatidis genomic region:
- a CDS encoding cupin domain-containing protein, which translates to MDININLLETSIEQYNEMVVPKIPVFKGQDLECNVLFFNPGQYTKTQKLNNDEKIIIVLKGNGRIKIEEEEFDISSGSTVYIKKDQNHQITNGKRSRMTIAEINKLNPEITYMQNTMKKVDMES; encoded by the coding sequence TTGGATATTAATATAAATCTTTTAGAAACTTCCATAGAACAGTACAATGAAATGGTGGTTCCTAAAATTCCTGTATTTAAGGGCCAAGATTTAGAATGTAATGTTCTTTTCTTTAATCCTGGACAATATACAAAAACTCAAAAGCTTAATAATGATGAAAAAATAATTATTGTATTAAAGGGAAATGGTAGAATAAAAATAGAGGAGGAAGAGTTTGATATTAGTTCAGGTAGTACTGTATATATAAAGAAAGATCAAAATCACCAAATAACTAATGGAAAAAGATCAAGAATGACAATTGCAGAAATTAATAAACTAAATCCGGAAATAACTTATATGCAGAATACTATGAAAAAGGTTGATATGGAAAGTTAG
- a CDS encoding flavin reductase family protein has translation MKKEIEVFDYAKEILEALQKGVLLTTKTDEKVNSMVISWGTLGIEWGKPIFTVFVRENRFTKKQLDKNPEFTINIPYGEYDKKIIGVCGTKSGHDIDKIKELNLNLEEANKISVPAIKELPLTLECKVIYKQKQDENEITEENKARFYPQDVEGSFHGANKDYHTAYYGEIVSAYIIE, from the coding sequence ATGAAAAAAGAAATCGAAGTATTTGATTATGCAAAAGAAATTCTTGAAGCATTGCAAAAAGGTGTTTTACTAACAACAAAAACTGATGAGAAAGTAAATTCTATGGTAATCTCTTGGGGAACTCTAGGAATAGAATGGGGAAAACCTATATTCACAGTGTTTGTAAGAGAAAATAGATTTACCAAGAAACAACTAGATAAGAATCCAGAGTTTACAATTAATATTCCATATGGAGAATATGATAAAAAGATTATTGGAGTTTGTGGAACAAAATCTGGTCACGACATAGATAAAATTAAAGAACTAAACTTAAACTTAGAAGAAGCAAATAAAATATCTGTTCCAGCTATCAAAGAACTTCCACTTACTCTTGAATGTAAGGTTATTTATAAACAAAAGCAAGATGAAAATGAAATTACAGAAGAAAATAAAGCAAGATTTTACCCACAAGATGTAGAGGGTTCATTCCATGGAGCAAATAAAGACTACCATACAGCATATTACGGCGAAATTGTAAGTGCATATATTATAGAGTAA
- a CDS encoding winged helix-turn-helix transcriptional regulator, with translation MSNEPVVNSKPFEYALSLIGGKWKLHILFWLWKREVMRYGELKKVLDGITHKMLSNQLKELQSDNLIVRHEYPQIPPKVEYYLSERGKTLMPILQNLCLWGMEHMND, from the coding sequence ATGTCAAATGAACCAGTAGTAAATTCTAAACCTTTTGAATATGCTCTATCTTTAATTGGTGGTAAGTGGAAGCTGCATATCCTTTTTTGGTTATGGAAACGTGAAGTGATGAGATATGGTGAATTAAAAAAAGTATTAGATGGTATTACCCATAAAATGCTTAGTAATCAGTTAAAAGAACTTCAATCTGATAATTTAATTGTAAGGCATGAATATCCACAAATCCCTCCAAAGGTTGAATATTACTTATCAGAAAGGGGAAAGACCTTAATGCCTATATTACAAAATCTTTGTCTGTGGGGAATGGAGCATATGAATGATTAA
- a CDS encoding GH36-type glycosyl hydrolase domain-containing protein has translation MKKNTINNTRKNVLKEINYAFKGIVHNYKYLSKLHKQGEEIIPSAEWILDNIYLIEKEYKTIKFNMPIEYFNNIPIELINDVEYPRIYILAKEYVNQNNNKIDENEAIKFINKLEENLTMGELWAFPLMVRAVLIINLAKIIKEIAILQRKRTGAKELANKVIDYYNKGKIDALLKKLEEKYPIENTENIEVNIENQYIAEDESLYDKKFSSEFMDKFLSILRDNFIDDERIYKFALDRLQLKDISHLDNQVKKDQMHEVNAATDIGITINSLRSMDAVNWKRFFNETSQVEKILEEDISNAYKYMDFQTKDYYRHQIEKISKKTNIREVDIAKRALELSKENANNDEEYKKHIGYYIVDDGLKELLRSFNINKKINKTMSQGLFLSVIIFGTILLDLVILLFSYLVPLDFTISQYIFAFITMLVPCSEVIISLFYWLVPKIIPVSHVPKLDYLRGIPEDDKTIVVIPSIFSSAKEVEKLAERLEIYYLGNRDKNIYFAILGDLKDSKYEEEVVDIEINNKGLELIEKLNDKYCVNKEDKIFYFFNRKRLYNKSERAFIGYERKRGKIVEFMALIKGYEDTSYNVISSNIDNLKDVKYLITLDADTFLPLEVAKKLIGAMSHPLNKPYIENSKVKRGYSIMQPKVTVDLEEKHKTYFAKIFAGDSGIDAYSTASSDVYQDIFKEGIFTGKGIIEIESFYNLLKYEIPENKVLSHDLLEGVLTRCALVTDVEFIDSYPLSYMASALRLHRWVRGDWQIFRWIFSKKLSLISKWKIIDNLRRSLLSPALIIALLASLSILKGAVQIALLVFLVLILPVLFTITDFVVTPKNKLNGVFKSLKQIILIASFTPSQGYLMTDAIIRSIYRMLISKKKLLEWKTAARVEKSVKNTYSWYYMKMAANPILAAVLFILCFNNSRELLLFMLPLIILWLAAPALACYISKEKVYIKERLEIEDEEFLRENARRIWAYYEDFVNEENNYLAPDNYQEKPYKGVAYRTSPTNIGMGLISNVVAYDFGYISMGELIYRLEVILDNIKDLEKYKGHLLNWYETKTKKPLWPRYVSTVDSGNLLGYLWIIKETIDKFKDVPIIREREITALFDSYNLIRIDDKKEIQNNISDNINLREYKQILKEELERIKPIAEEGKKEFYWTKKLKNELEKKLDFYDYIFTNVEELLDERFSSFKAPSLNEIIENLEEIKLSLSEELQISLDKDLNKIIDFKDRIDNLSEDIDKMIKEMKFDFLYDKDRDLFAIGYNLEEQSLGNSYYDLMASEARIVSLLAIAKGEVPRKHWYKLSRNMTKAFNQKALASWSGTMFEYFMPYQILKNYRNTIWDLTYKSVITAQKYYGENKNVPWGISESGYYDTDINQNYQYKAFGVPGIGLKRGLEENLVISPYSTMMALPYDALGAIENLRKLHNEGYYGRYGFIEAIDYSEGEKGEELIGKEVRSYMVHHLGMSLLALDNVINDDILKERFHSIPEIKAVEVLLKEKVPENITFTRETGTYNNEKLNIEKEDFIPRIFRGYNRENPEVLLLSNGSYSIMINNSGSGYSKRDNLTVYRWKGDSTSDASGMLFYIKDLDNDKYWSPSYEPCKEIGNDYSVEFTVDKAKFTRKDEDIETNYEVSLASDDDVEIRKISLKNNGDEEKNLELTSYLEVTLRTFEGDVVHPAFSNLFISTDYNEELKALIGNRRKRSENEKTHYIFHTIEAEEDIDELTYETSRLNFIGRNKSLKSPKAMEDNNVLENTVGIVLDPIMSLRCKIKLMPKEEKSIYYLTGVSDAKEELLNLIRKYKNISTIEKAVNCYNYKNVLELKHIGIRSAQANIYQSFASHILYLNSKRKNREEYIKNINKSQEDLWPYGISGDLPIIFLEIYKEKDIDLLRQVINMHYYFKIKGLKCDLVVYNHEELSYEEPLQKNIVSTINNSLERDNLNKNGGVFLHNKATMPMEIRDFLIGISNLYINSKDGSLVKQLKSEDNYKIEEDLSHLERMRDNIRKSNYYRKLALEQEITDVTVKKKENNHGNNNYLEENNLKLDFFNGYGGFNRENNSYVIKLKNYESTPAPWINVISNDKFGFHISEVGSSYNWCENSRENKITPWSNDWVIDPASEALYIRDKDLDEAFTITPMPIRDSGEYIIEHGFGYSSFSHSAYDIKGEMIVFSPLNEKLKLCKVKLKNLADKDRELSVTYYAQLVLGVYNYQSSKYITTEIRDNYILGRNPYSKYFGKLKAYLSINGLKDQSFTGDRKAFIGIGGDIEYPVGVYEDKLNNKAGSIYDPCLSSKIDLKLKAKDEIEFVVIFGQEEEDRVIEEKIEKYSSIEQVKEEIRKVKDYWANFLGNIQVKTPDLSMDYMLNGWLLYQTLACRYLARTAFYQSGGAYGFRDQLQDSLALGIVDPKITRDQIIRSASRQYVEGDVQHWWHPIINSGIRTKFSDDLLWMPYVTAQYIKTTGDYSILEEKANYLEDEPLKAGEDERYTIVPSSNIEGTIYEHCLKAIDKALKFGPNNIPLMGSGDWNDGMSTVGNKGSGESVWLGWFLYSILDSFKEICDYKKDRNKAEEYEKFQKFIKENIEENAWDGNWYRRAYFDNGEPLGSKENPECKIDSIAQSWSIISKAANPERQIEAMNSVDKYLVDKDNGLIKLLAPPFDSSHLEPGYIKGYVPGVRENGGQYTHAAIWVILALTKLGLGDKAVNYYNMINPINHSRSERDARRYKLEPYVIAADVYVKEPHGGRGGWSWYTGSSGWMYSVGIKNILGLKTIGGKYYKIEPCIPRDWKEYEIKIKNDKEEYNIKVVRGENKGTRINGKLAKDSLIPKNKGKLEVEITI, from the coding sequence ATGAAGAAGAATACGATAAACAATACAAGAAAAAATGTTTTAAAAGAGATAAATTATGCATTTAAAGGTATTGTTCATAATTACAAATACCTTAGTAAACTTCATAAGCAAGGGGAGGAGATAATACCTTCTGCAGAATGGATATTAGATAATATTTATCTTATAGAAAAAGAATATAAAACAATAAAATTTAATATGCCTATTGAATATTTTAATAATATCCCAATAGAGCTTATAAATGATGTTGAATATCCAAGAATTTATATATTAGCAAAAGAGTATGTTAATCAAAATAATAATAAAATAGATGAAAATGAAGCAATAAAATTTATTAATAAGTTAGAAGAAAATTTAACAATGGGAGAACTTTGGGCTTTCCCATTGATGGTAAGAGCTGTATTAATAATTAATCTTGCAAAAATAATTAAGGAAATTGCAATTCTCCAGCGAAAAAGAACTGGAGCCAAAGAGCTGGCTAATAAGGTTATAGATTATTACAACAAAGGAAAAATAGATGCTTTATTAAAAAAGCTTGAAGAAAAATATCCAATAGAAAATACAGAAAATATAGAAGTAAATATAGAAAACCAGTATATTGCTGAAGATGAAAGCTTATATGATAAAAAATTCTCTTCAGAGTTTATGGATAAATTCTTAAGTATATTGAGGGATAATTTTATAGATGATGAAAGAATATATAAATTTGCTTTAGATAGGCTTCAATTAAAAGATATTTCTCATCTAGATAATCAAGTCAAAAAAGATCAAATGCATGAAGTAAATGCAGCAACCGATATAGGCATAACAATTAATTCCTTAAGAAGCATGGATGCAGTAAACTGGAAGAGATTTTTTAATGAAACATCACAAGTTGAGAAAATTTTAGAAGAGGATATATCAAATGCATATAAATACATGGATTTTCAAACTAAAGATTATTATAGGCATCAGATAGAAAAAATTTCAAAGAAAACAAATATTAGAGAAGTAGATATTGCAAAAAGGGCTTTAGAACTTTCTAAAGAAAATGCAAATAATGATGAAGAATATAAAAAACATATAGGTTATTACATAGTTGATGATGGCCTAAAGGAACTTTTAAGGAGCTTTAATATAAATAAAAAGATAAATAAGACTATGTCCCAAGGATTATTCTTATCAGTAATCATCTTTGGAACAATATTATTAGATCTAGTAATACTATTATTTAGTTATCTCGTTCCTTTAGACTTTACAATTAGTCAGTACATATTTGCCTTTATTACGATGCTTGTTCCATGTAGTGAAGTGATAATATCCTTATTTTATTGGCTAGTACCAAAGATAATTCCAGTTTCTCATGTTCCAAAGCTTGATTATTTAAGGGGAATTCCCGAGGATGATAAAACGATAGTAGTGATACCTTCTATCTTTTCCTCCGCAAAAGAGGTAGAAAAGCTAGCAGAAAGGCTGGAAATATACTATTTAGGAAATAGAGATAAAAATATATATTTTGCTATACTTGGAGATTTAAAAGACAGTAAATATGAAGAAGAAGTTGTAGATATTGAAATTAACAATAAGGGCTTAGAATTAATAGAAAAATTAAATGATAAATACTGCGTGAATAAAGAAGATAAAATATTTTATTTCTTTAATAGAAAAAGACTTTATAATAAGTCCGAAAGAGCTTTTATTGGTTATGAAAGAAAAAGAGGAAAGATTGTGGAATTCATGGCTTTAATTAAAGGCTATGAAGACACGAGCTATAATGTAATCAGTAGTAATATAGATAATTTAAAGGATGTAAAGTATTTAATAACCCTAGATGCAGATACTTTTTTGCCTTTAGAAGTTGCTAAAAAGCTTATAGGGGCTATGAGTCATCCTTTAAATAAGCCTTATATAGAAAATTCTAAAGTAAAAAGAGGCTATTCAATAATGCAGCCTAAAGTTACTGTAGATTTAGAAGAAAAACATAAAACCTATTTTGCTAAAATCTTTGCTGGTGATTCAGGAATAGATGCTTATTCAACAGCTTCCTCTGATGTATATCAAGATATCTTTAAAGAAGGTATATTTACAGGAAAGGGAATTATAGAAATAGAAAGCTTCTATAATCTTTTAAAATATGAAATACCTGAAAATAAAGTATTATCCCATGACTTATTAGAGGGAGTCTTAACAAGATGTGCCTTAGTAACAGATGTTGAATTTATTGACAGTTATCCACTAAGTTATATGGCTAGTGCTCTTAGACTTCATAGATGGGTAAGAGGAGACTGGCAGATATTTAGATGGATCTTTTCAAAAAAGCTATCTTTAATATCAAAGTGGAAGATCATAGATAATCTAAGAAGAAGTTTATTGTCACCGGCTTTAATAATTGCATTATTAGCATCTTTGTCAATATTAAAGGGTGCAGTACAAATAGCTCTTCTTGTATTTTTAGTTTTAATATTACCTGTATTATTTACAATAACAGATTTTGTTGTAACGCCTAAAAATAAGTTGAATGGCGTTTTTAAGAGTTTAAAGCAAATAATTTTAATAGCAAGTTTTACTCCTTCTCAAGGATATTTAATGACCGATGCCATAATTAGAAGTATTTATAGGATGCTAATTTCTAAAAAGAAACTTTTAGAATGGAAGACAGCAGCGAGAGTCGAAAAGTCAGTAAAAAATACATACTCTTGGTACTATATGAAAATGGCAGCTAATCCAATATTAGCAGCAGTTTTATTTATCTTATGCTTTAACAATTCAAGAGAGCTTTTATTATTTATGCTTCCTTTAATAATACTTTGGCTGGCTGCACCAGCTTTAGCTTGTTATATATCAAAAGAAAAAGTATATATTAAGGAAAGGCTAGAAATAGAAGATGAAGAATTCTTAAGGGAAAATGCAAGAAGAATCTGGGCATACTATGAGGATTTTGTTAATGAAGAAAATAATTATTTAGCTCCAGACAATTATCAAGAAAAGCCTTATAAGGGTGTGGCATATAGAACTTCTCCAACCAATATAGGGATGGGCCTTATTTCAAATGTAGTTGCCTACGATTTTGGCTACATTTCTATGGGAGAATTAATATACAGGCTGGAAGTTATACTTGATAATATAAAGGATTTAGAAAAATATAAAGGACATTTATTAAACTGGTATGAAACAAAAACAAAAAAGCCTCTATGGCCAAGATATGTTTCAACAGTTGACAGTGGAAACCTTTTAGGATATCTATGGATAATTAAGGAAACAATAGATAAATTTAAAGATGTCCCAATAATAAGGGAAAGAGAAATAACAGCCCTTTTTGATAGTTACAATTTAATAAGAATAGATGATAAAAAAGAAATACAAAATAACATTTCCGATAATATCAATCTTAGAGAATATAAACAAATTCTAAAGGAAGAATTAGAAAGGATAAAGCCTATAGCTGAAGAAGGCAAGAAAGAATTTTATTGGACCAAAAAGTTAAAAAATGAATTAGAAAAGAAGCTGGATTTTTATGACTATATTTTTACCAATGTTGAAGAATTATTAGATGAAAGATTTAGCAGTTTTAAAGCACCTTCTTTAAATGAAATAATTGAAAATCTAGAAGAGATAAAGCTCTCTTTATCAGAAGAATTACAAATTTCATTAGATAAAGATTTAAATAAAATAATAGATTTTAAAGATAGAATTGATAATCTTTCTGAAGATATAGATAAAATGATTAAAGAAATGAAATTTGATTTTCTTTATGATAAGGACAGAGATTTATTTGCTATTGGCTATAATTTAGAAGAACAGTCATTAGGAAATTCTTATTATGATCTTATGGCATCTGAGGCTAGAATTGTTTCTCTTTTAGCTATAGCTAAGGGTGAAGTTCCTAGAAAGCATTGGTATAAGTTAAGCAGGAATATGACAAAGGCTTTTAACCAAAAGGCATTAGCTTCTTGGAGTGGTACAATGTTTGAGTATTTTATGCCATATCAAATATTAAAAAATTATAGAAATACAATTTGGGATTTAACTTATAAATCTGTTATAACTGCTCAAAAATACTATGGGGAAAATAAAAATGTCCCATGGGGAATATCTGAATCAGGTTATTATGATACAGATATAAATCAAAATTATCAATATAAGGCCTTTGGAGTACCAGGTATTGGCCTAAAGAGAGGTTTAGAAGAAAATCTTGTAATTTCTCCATATTCTACAATGATGGCCCTACCTTATGATGCTTTAGGAGCAATAGAAAACTTAAGAAAGCTTCATAATGAGGGGTATTATGGAAGATATGGTTTTATTGAAGCAATTGATTATAGTGAAGGTGAAAAGGGAGAAGAATTAATAGGAAAGGAAGTAAGGTCCTATATGGTTCACCATTTAGGAATGTCCTTACTTGCTTTAGATAATGTAATAAATGATGATATTTTAAAAGAAAGATTCCACAGCATCCCAGAGATAAAGGCAGTAGAAGTTCTTCTTAAAGAAAAGGTTCCAGAAAATATAACTTTCACAAGGGAAACAGGAACTTACAATAATGAAAAATTAAATATAGAAAAAGAAGATTTTATTCCTAGAATATTTAGAGGATATAATAGGGAAAATCCTGAAGTATTACTTTTATCAAATGGTTCCTATTCTATTATGATTAATAATTCAGGAAGTGGTTACTCCAAAAGAGATAACTTAACAGTTTATAGATGGAAGGGAGATAGTACTTCTGATGCTTCCGGAATGCTCTTTTATATTAAAGATTTAGATAATGATAAATATTGGAGCCCATCCTATGAGCCTTGTAAGGAAATAGGTAATGACTATTCTGTAGAATTTACAGTAGATAAGGCTAAATTTACAAGAAAAGATGAAGATATAGAGACAAATTATGAAGTATCTTTAGCTTCAGATGATGACGTAGAAATAAGAAAGATTAGCTTAAAAAATAATGGTGATGAAGAGAAAAATTTAGAACTAACAAGCTATTTAGAGGTAACTTTACGTACCTTTGAAGGAGATGTGGTTCATCCAGCTTTCTCAAACTTATTTATTAGTACAGATTATAATGAGGAACTTAAAGCTTTAATTGGAAATAGAAGAAAAAGAAGTGAAAATGAAAAAACTCATTATATATTCCATACTATAGAAGCTGAAGAAGATATCGATGAATTAACTTATGAAACATCAAGGCTTAACTTTATAGGAAGAAATAAAAGTTTAAAATCTCCAAAGGCAATGGAAGATAATAATGTTTTAGAAAATACAGTAGGCATAGTTTTAGATCCTATAATGAGTTTAAGATGCAAAATAAAATTAATGCCTAAGGAAGAAAAGAGTATTTACTATTTAACAGGAGTATCAGACGCTAAAGAGGAGCTGTTAAATTTAATTAGGAAATATAAAAATATATCAACTATTGAAAAGGCAGTTAATTGCTATAACTATAAGAATGTATTAGAACTAAAGCATATTGGAATAAGATCAGCTCAGGCCAATATTTATCAAAGTTTCGCCTCTCACATTCTATATTTAAACAGCAAACGTAAAAATAGAGAGGAGTATATTAAAAATATCAATAAAAGCCAGGAAGACTTATGGCCATATGGAATATCAGGAGATTTACCAATTATATTCCTAGAGATTTATAAGGAAAAAGATATAGACTTACTAAGACAAGTAATTAATATGCATTACTATTTTAAAATTAAGGGGCTTAAATGTGATTTAGTAGTATATAATCATGAGGAGTTATCTTATGAAGAACCATTACAAAAGAATATTGTATCAACAATAAATAATTCCTTAGAAAGAGATAATTTAAATAAAAATGGTGGAGTATTCCTTCATAATAAGGCAACAATGCCGATGGAAATAAGAGATTTTCTAATTGGTATATCAAATTTATATATTAATTCAAAAGATGGAAGCTTAGTAAAGCAATTAAAATCAGAAGATAATTATAAAATAGAAGAAGACCTATCTCACTTAGAAAGAATGAGAGATAACATAAGGAAATCTAATTACTATAGAAAGCTTGCCTTAGAGCAAGAAATAACTGATGTTACTGTTAAGAAGAAAGAAAATAATCATGGAAACAATAATTACTTAGAAGAAAATAATTTAAAATTAGATTTCTTTAATGGTTATGGAGGTTTTAATAGAGAAAATAACAGTTATGTAATTAAGCTTAAAAACTATGAAAGTACTCCAGCTCCATGGATAAATGTTATCTCTAATGATAAATTTGGCTTCCATATATCAGAAGTTGGTTCTTCCTATAACTGGTGTGAAAATAGCAGGGAGAATAAAATAACTCCTTGGTCAAATGATTGGGTAATAGATCCGGCAAGTGAAGCCCTTTATATAAGAGATAAAGACTTAGATGAAGCCTTTACAATAACTCCAATGCCAATTAGAGATAGCGGTGAATATATAATTGAACACGGCTTTGGTTATTCAAGCTTTAGTCATAGTGCTTATGATATAAAGGGAGAAATGATTGTTTTCTCACCTTTAAATGAAAAACTAAAGTTATGTAAGGTTAAATTAAAAAATCTAGCAGATAAAGATAGGGAGCTGTCAGTAACTTATTATGCTCAGCTTGTTTTAGGAGTTTATAATTATCAAAGCTCTAAATATATAACAACTGAAATAAGGGATAATTATATACTTGGAAGAAACCCATATAGCAAATATTTTGGTAAGTTAAAAGCTTACTTATCCATAAATGGCTTAAAAGATCAAAGTTTTACTGGAGATAGAAAAGCCTTTATAGGTATAGGAGGAGATATAGAATATCCAGTAGGAGTGTATGAAGATAAATTAAATAATAAGGCAGGAAGTATTTATGACCCTTGTTTATCTTCTAAGATTGACTTAAAGCTAAAAGCTAAGGATGAAATAGAATTTGTAGTAATCTTTGGTCAAGAAGAAGAAGATAGAGTAATAGAAGAAAAAATCGAAAAATATAGCAGCATAGAACAAGTTAAAGAAGAAATTCGAAAGGTGAAAGATTACTGGGCAAATTTCCTGGGAAATATACAAGTAAAGACACCAGATTTATCTATGGATTATATGCTTAATGGCTGGCTTTTATATCAAACTCTTGCTTGTAGATACCTGGCTAGAACAGCCTTCTATCAATCAGGAGGAGCTTATGGCTTTAGGGATCAGCTTCAAGATTCCTTAGCCTTAGGTATAGTTGATCCTAAAATAACAAGAGATCAAATAATAAGAAGTGCTTCAAGACAGTATGTAGAGGGAGATGTTCAGCACTGGTGGCACCCTATTATAAACTCAGGTATAAGAACAAAATTCTCAGATGACTTATTATGGATGCCTTATGTAACAGCACAATACATTAAAACAACAGGAGATTACAGTATTTTAGAGGAAAAGGCAAATTATCTTGAAGATGAACCTTTAAAAGCAGGAGAAGATGAAAGATATACAATAGTTCCTTCTTCAAATATAGAAGGTACTATTTATGAACATTGCCTAAAGGCCATAGATAAAGCTCTTAAATTTGGTCCTAATAATATCCCTCTTATGGGAAGTGGAGACTGGAATGATGGAATGAGTACAGTTGGTAATAAGGGATCAGGAGAAAGTGTATGGCTTGGCTGGTTCTTGTATTCAATCTTAGACAGCTTTAAGGAAATATGCGATTATAAGAAGGATAGAAACAAGGCTGAGGAATATGAAAAATTCCAAAAGTTTATTAAAGAAAATATAGAAGAAAATGCTTGGGATGGAAATTGGTATAGAAGAGCTTACTTTGATAATGGAGAGCCATTAGGTTCAAAGGAAAATCCTGAATGTAAAATAGATTCTATAGCTCAAAGCTGGTCTATAATATCAAAGGCTGCTAATCCAGAAAGACAAATAGAAGCCATGAATTCAGTAGATAAATACTTAGTGGATAAGGATAATGGCTTAATTAAGCTTTTGGCACCGCCTTTTGATAGTTCCCATTTAGAACCAGGATATATAAAGGGCTATGTTCCAGGAGTTAGGGAAAATGGAGGTCAATATACCCATGCTGCAATTTGGGTAATTCTAGCCTTAACAAAACTAGGTCTTGGAGATAAGGCAGTAAATTACTATAATATGATAAATCCAATTAATCATTCTAGAAGCGAAAGAGATGCAAGACGCTATAAGTTAGAGCCTTATGTTATAGCTGCAGATGTATATGTTAAAGAACCTCACGGCGGAAGAGGAGGCTGGAGCTGGTATACAGGTTCCTCTGGCTGGATGTACAGCGTAGGTATAAAGAACATTTTAGGCTTAAAAACAATAGGCGGAAAATACTATAAAATAGAACCTTGTATCCCAAGGGACTGGAAGGAATATGAGATAAAGATAAAGAATGATAAAGAAGAATATAATATCAAGGTAGTACGAGGGGAAAATAAGGGCACAAGAATAAATGGAAAATTAGCAAAAGATAGCTTAATTCCTAAGAATAAAGGAAAGCTTGAAGTGGAAATAACTATTTAG